The following proteins are encoded in a genomic region of Flammeovirga pectinis:
- a CDS encoding lipopolysaccharide biosynthesis protein yields MKNYKLFAKFPFIKDLTFLASGTILSQLIVFLFQPFLKRNFSPEDFGVMDVCLKAVAIISSFMALKFDGAIILPKKNIDAIKILHLILYISIFFFVLILLSIAIFIDDIVLVFEIDSKYKFWFFLIPFSSFFYILGISFDNYLIRKKRFKQVSISKLSRRSSEVFVQVLIGYYYKSSLIIGDLIGNIFYCVRSYKSTSINFIKFNKKELQAILVEYNDFPKYNVLPNILNTFVLNSLTFLILSKFTIKEVGFLELTQKILFAPAAILSISLGQMLLQRTSIKIAKSESILQEVYRGFLLLAAFSLLFFIVIYFFSEEIFIFLFGEDWIHSAYYSKILVVYTCFNFVFSPMGKILIALRRIKQNAIWQLVKFISVISLFFIHYNSIYDYLYSYVIINVILYIIYGIMIFSYSKKHDNKIVK; encoded by the coding sequence TTGAAAAACTATAAACTGTTTGCTAAATTTCCTTTTATCAAGGATTTAACATTTCTAGCTTCAGGAACAATATTATCACAACTAATAGTATTCCTTTTTCAACCTTTTTTAAAAAGAAATTTTTCTCCGGAAGATTTTGGAGTCATGGATGTATGCCTAAAAGCAGTTGCAATAATATCTTCATTCATGGCTTTGAAATTTGATGGTGCAATAATTCTTCCTAAAAAAAATATTGATGCTATTAAAATATTACATTTAATATTATATATATCAATATTTTTCTTTGTCTTAATTCTATTATCTATTGCTATATTTATTGATGATATAGTATTGGTTTTTGAAATAGATTCTAAATATAAATTTTGGTTTTTTCTTATACCTTTTAGTTCTTTTTTTTATATTTTAGGTATTTCATTTGATAATTATTTAATAAGAAAAAAAAGATTTAAACAAGTTTCAATTTCTAAATTAAGTAGACGTTCTTCTGAGGTTTTTGTTCAAGTATTAATAGGTTATTATTATAAATCTAGTCTAATTATAGGAGATCTTATTGGGAATATTTTTTATTGTGTTAGATCTTATAAATCGACGTCTATTAATTTTATTAAATTTAATAAGAAAGAATTACAAGCAATATTAGTGGAATATAATGACTTTCCAAAATATAATGTATTACCTAATATATTGAATACATTTGTTTTGAATTCTTTAACTTTTTTAATTCTTTCAAAATTTACTATCAAAGAGGTTGGTTTTTTAGAGTTAACGCAAAAAATATTATTTGCCCCAGCTGCTATATTATCAATATCTTTAGGACAAATGCTTTTACAAAGAACCTCTATAAAAATAGCAAAAAGCGAAAGTATTTTACAAGAAGTTTATAGAGGTTTTCTTTTATTAGCAGCTTTTTCATTACTTTTTTTTATTGTAATTTATTTTTTTAGTGAAGAAATATTTATTTTCCTTTTCGGGGAAGATTGGATACATTCAGCTTATTATTCAAAGATTTTGGTTGTTTATACTTGCTTTAATTTTGTGTTTTCTCCAATGGGTAAAATTCTTATTGCTTTAAGGAGAATAAAGCAGAATGCAATATGGCAGCTTGTTAAGTTTATTAGTGTAATATCACTTTTTTTTATTCATTATAATTCTATATACGACTACTTATACAGTTATGTTATTATTAATGTAATATTATATATTATTTATGGTATTATGATATTTTCATATTCAAAAAAACATGATAATAAGATAGTAAAATGA
- a CDS encoding acetyltransferase, producing the protein MKVLDVYIYGASGHGKVIFDCIISKGIEVRGFIDDDLKKNTFMDCKVYRSTDILSTWNVVVAIGDPTTRQKIVNDLNVNFVTIQHNTSIISSNTNIKEGSVFFQNSVVQSGSEIGEHSIINTSAVIDHDCHLGDYVHVAPNAVLCGGVKIGHNSWVGAGSTIIQGITIGNNCMIGAGSVIIRDIPDNAVAVGNPGKIIKYRDE; encoded by the coding sequence ATGAAAGTTCTTGATGTTTATATATATGGTGCTAGTGGACATGGAAAAGTAATATTTGATTGTATAATATCTAAAGGAATTGAGGTTCGTGGTTTTATTGATGATGATCTCAAAAAAAATACTTTTATGGATTGTAAAGTCTATAGATCTACAGATATTCTTAGTACCTGGAATGTTGTTGTAGCAATAGGAGATCCAACTACTCGACAGAAAATTGTAAATGATTTAAATGTGAATTTTGTTACAATACAACACAATACGAGTATTATATCTAGTAATACTAATATCAAAGAAGGATCAGTTTTTTTTCAAAATTCGGTGGTACAATCTGGCAGTGAAATAGGAGAGCATTCTATTATAAATACTTCAGCAGTAATTGATCACGATTGTCATTTGGGAGACTATGTACATGTAGCACCTAATGCTGTTCTTTGTGGAGGAGTGAAAATTGGTCATAATTCATGGGTTGGTGCTGGTAGTACTATCATTCAAGGAATTACAATAGGTAATAATTGTATGATAGGAGCTGGTTCTGTTATTATTAGAGATATACCTGATAATGCAGTAGCAGTGGGTAACCCTGGTAAAATAATTAAATATAGAGATGAATAA
- a CDS encoding sugar transferase, which yields MYKLIFKRIIDVAVAVSIFIILSPLFFVTFCALLIVNQGKPFFYQKRPGYKAGIFTIIKFKTMNDRKDKNGNLLPDEKRLTKVGQIVRSTSLDEIPQLLNVIKGDMSLIGPRPLLVEYLPLYSESQSRRHDLKPGITGWAQVNGRNAISWKQKFEYDVWYVDNCAFLIDLKVIFVTIKKVLGAKDISSSTSVTMEKFTGNESS from the coding sequence ATGTATAAATTAATCTTTAAAAGAATAATAGATGTTGCTGTAGCTGTATCCATTTTTATTATTCTATCCCCTTTATTCTTTGTTACTTTTTGTGCATTATTGATTGTAAACCAAGGGAAACCTTTTTTTTATCAAAAAAGACCCGGTTATAAGGCGGGAATTTTCACGATTATTAAATTTAAAACAATGAATGATCGTAAAGATAAAAATGGAAATTTACTACCAGATGAAAAAAGGCTTACTAAAGTTGGACAGATTGTTCGTTCAACTTCATTAGATGAAATCCCTCAACTTCTCAATGTGATAAAAGGGGATATGTCTTTAATTGGACCTCGACCATTATTAGTTGAATATCTTCCATTATATTCTGAAAGTCAATCAAGAAGACATGATCTTAAGCCAGGTATTACAGGATGGGCTCAAGTAAATGGTAGAAATGCTATTTCATGGAAACAAAAGTTTGAATATGATGTTTGGTATGTCGATAATTGTGCCTTTTTAATTGATTTAAAAGTTATTTTTGTGACAATAAAAAAGGTATTAGGTGCTAAAGATATTTCATCATCTACTTCAGTAACTATGGAAAAATTTACAGGTAATGAAAGTTCTTGA
- a CDS encoding glycosyltransferase family 4 protein, with protein sequence MKKQKVLLISEQILHYRASLYNEFNSLFEENNIELDVVSDKDNKSDYKLKFQFEKLPYKVNKVTNLIKRRSPDIVILFWNIYNINTWLITLYLKSNRIPFIYWTHGISMTNPHSWIKQIPYKLMHNLSDSIVLYSKNELKYIEDKNISKTFIANNTINFNDIPKLTSSKNELKVKYNIPFENVVLFVGRIQNRKRLDILIDIFVNEQLNNDDTCLVIVGNNMPSYLNDKVKSSNRIYNLGPIYDTIAINQIFKMSDVFCIPGTNGLGVNQAMYWGLPIFTLNVNHSPEIVYVKEGETGFICNNQSDLVTKLNEILDDEKQIKKMSIYCSKYIKEEASVEVMFRGFLNAISFLNESK encoded by the coding sequence ATGAAAAAACAGAAAGTATTATTAATATCAGAACAGATTCTACATTACAGAGCATCTTTATACAATGAATTTAATTCTTTATTTGAAGAGAATAATATAGAATTAGATGTGGTTTCAGATAAAGATAATAAGTCTGATTATAAGCTTAAGTTTCAATTTGAAAAGTTACCTTATAAGGTAAATAAAGTTACTAACTTAATTAAAAGAAGGTCTCCTGATATTGTTATCTTATTTTGGAATATTTATAATATTAATACGTGGCTCATTACTTTATATTTAAAATCAAATCGAATACCATTTATTTATTGGACTCATGGAATAAGTATGACTAACCCTCATAGCTGGATAAAACAAATTCCCTATAAGCTTATGCATAATTTATCTGATTCTATTGTTCTGTATTCAAAAAATGAATTGAAGTATATTGAAGATAAAAATATATCAAAAACTTTTATTGCAAATAATACTATTAATTTTAATGATATCCCTAAATTAACCTCAAGTAAAAATGAACTAAAAGTTAAGTATAATATACCCTTCGAAAATGTTGTACTATTTGTTGGTAGAATTCAAAACCGTAAAAGATTAGATATTTTAATTGACATATTTGTTAATGAACAATTAAATAATGATGATACGTGTCTGGTAATTGTAGGTAATAATATGCCTAGTTATTTAAATGATAAAGTAAAATCTAGTAATAGAATTTATAACTTAGGACCAATCTATGATACAATTGCGATTAATCAAATTTTCAAAATGTCTGATGTATTTTGTATTCCAGGTACAAATGGACTTGGAGTGAATCAAGCAATGTATTGGGGTTTACCTATATTCACTTTGAATGTAAATCATAGTCCTGAAATTGTTTATGTCAAAGAAGGTGAGACAGGATTTATATGCAATAACCAGAGTGATTTAGTCACAAAATTAAATGAAATACTAGATGATGAAAAACAAATAAAAAAGATGTCTATTTATTGTAGTAAGTACATAAAAGAAGAAGCAAGTGTAGAGGTAATGTTTAGAGGATTTTTAAATGCAATTTCTTTCTTAAATGAGAGTAAGTAA
- a CDS encoding serine O-acetyltransferase, with amino-acid sequence MNPPIIIYRIGNFFYQKRFITISKLITWLNRFLFSTYLPSSAKIGKNFKIGYWGLGCVIHSNSVIGNDCTIAQNVTIGRNFSDKKVPIIKNNVYIATGSAVFGEITIGNNVIIGANSVVNKSIPDNTIAAGNPAKIIKSSN; translated from the coding sequence ATGAACCCTCCAATAATAATATATAGAATTGGTAACTTTTTTTACCAAAAAAGATTTATTACAATCTCAAAATTAATTACATGGTTAAATCGATTTTTGTTTTCCACTTATCTACCTTCTTCTGCTAAAATTGGAAAGAATTTTAAAATAGGCTATTGGGGGTTAGGTTGTGTAATTCATTCAAACTCTGTAATTGGAAATGACTGTACAATAGCTCAAAACGTAACAATTGGTAGGAATTTTTCTGATAAAAAAGTTCCAATAATTAAAAACAATGTATATATAGCAACAGGTTCTGCTGTGTTTGGTGAAATAACTATTGGTAATAATGTAATTATTGGAGCGAATTCAGTAGTAAATAAATCAATTCCAGATAATACTATAGCTGCAGGGAACCCTGCTAAGATAATAAAAAGTTCAAATTAG
- a CDS encoding aminotransferase class I/II-fold pyridoxal phosphate-dependent enzyme — protein sequence MNKKIWLSSPNMGGKEDIYVKEAFDTNWIAPLGPHVNNLEQDICNYTGSEHCAALSSGTSAIHLALILLGIKEGDEVLCSSFTFSATANPIVYQKATPIFIDSECETWNMSPLLLEEAIKDRINLGKKPKAILLVHLYGIAAKMDEIMEISSKYDIPLIEDAAEALGSTYKGKALGTFGVMGVFSFNGNKIITTSGGGALISDNEERIQKARFLATQARDNAPHYQHSQIGYNYRMSNICAGIGRGQMEILNDRVSQKRSIRSFYESIFQDIDGIKVLKEDSNVSFSNAWLSCMTIDKEIIGFDREALRLAFEEDNIEARPLWKPMHLQPIFEKYPSYIDGTSEKLFEIGLCLPSDTNIDDDDLIRIEKVIKNKLV from the coding sequence ATGAATAAAAAAATATGGCTTTCTTCTCCTAATATGGGAGGTAAAGAAGATATATATGTAAAAGAAGCTTTTGATACAAATTGGATAGCACCTTTAGGGCCTCATGTAAATAATTTAGAGCAGGATATCTGTAATTATACGGGGAGTGAACACTGTGCTGCACTAAGTTCTGGGACATCTGCTATACATCTTGCTCTAATATTGTTAGGTATTAAAGAAGGAGATGAAGTGTTGTGTTCTTCCTTTACATTTTCGGCAACTGCTAATCCTATTGTATATCAGAAAGCAACTCCTATTTTTATTGATTCTGAATGCGAAACGTGGAATATGTCTCCACTTCTCTTAGAAGAAGCAATAAAAGATAGAATAAATTTAGGGAAAAAGCCTAAAGCTATCTTATTAGTTCATTTATATGGTATTGCAGCTAAAATGGATGAGATAATGGAAATATCATCTAAGTATGATATTCCTCTTATTGAAGATGCAGCTGAAGCTTTAGGTAGTACTTACAAAGGGAAAGCATTAGGAACTTTTGGAGTGATGGGTGTATTCTCATTTAACGGAAATAAAATTATAACTACTTCTGGAGGAGGTGCTTTAATTTCTGATAATGAAGAGCGAATCCAAAAAGCAAGGTTTTTAGCAACTCAAGCAAGAGATAATGCACCACATTATCAGCATTCACAAATTGGCTACAATTATCGTATGAGTAATATTTGTGCAGGTATTGGTCGTGGTCAAATGGAAATTCTTAATGATAGAGTTTCTCAGAAAAGATCAATTAGATCATTTTATGAAAGTATATTTCAAGATATTGATGGAATCAAAGTACTAAAGGAAGATAGTAATGTGAGTTTTTCCAATGCTTGGCTATCTTGTATGACAATTGATAAAGAAATTATAGGATTTGATAGAGAAGCTTTAAGATTAGCTTTTGAAGAAGATAATATAGAAGCTAGACCATTATGGAAGCCTATGCATCTTCAGCCTATTTTTGAGAAATATCCTTCTTATATTGATGGTACTTCAGAAAAACTTTTTGAAATAGGTTTATGTTTACCATCAGATACTAATATTGATGATGATGATTTAATAAGAATTGAAAAAGTAATAAAAAATAAGTTGGTTTAA
- a CDS encoding glycosyltransferase family 4 protein: MKILLIHQYYLEKNDAGGSRFNEMTKSWTDDGHEITVLAGMMHYNGFEKLSKYKGKFIVKDNYDTNITVLRSHVSEAYNSGFLGRLWAYFSFVFSSIISGLFFTKKDFDVIIVTSPPLFVGITAYILSKLKKIPFTFEVRDLWPESAIDTGVLKNKLIIKLAYWFENFIYKKASLINVLTPAFREKLIKEKGINSEKVIFIPNAADFSLSDKVLKSDFDRQKFRIKHGINSHFVITYVGAHGVANCLDQVLDTAELLEDTNVLFQLIGGGMEKSRLIEEAQKRKIKNVKFVDPVPKNEVFKYIISSDMGTSVLKKVDTFKTIYSNKTFDYMSCKVPILMAIDGVSRQLLEDAEAGSFVEPENPKNFAKVIREYLNDPKRIELEGLNGFNYAKLHFDREVLAKDYTLSLNKLI; encoded by the coding sequence ATGAAGATACTTTTAATTCATCAATACTATTTAGAAAAGAATGATGCAGGAGGTTCTAGATTCAATGAAATGACAAAATCTTGGACTGATGATGGTCATGAAATAACAGTTCTAGCCGGTATGATGCATTATAATGGTTTTGAGAAATTATCAAAATATAAAGGTAAATTCATAGTTAAAGATAACTATGATACTAATATAACTGTTCTTAGGTCTCATGTGTCAGAAGCATATAATTCAGGCTTCTTGGGGAGGTTATGGGCTTATTTTTCTTTTGTGTTTTCTAGTATTATATCAGGTTTATTCTTTACAAAAAAAGATTTTGATGTTATAATAGTAACCTCTCCTCCATTATTTGTTGGTATAACAGCTTATATACTATCTAAACTAAAGAAAATACCTTTTACTTTTGAAGTTCGTGATTTATGGCCTGAGTCAGCCATTGATACAGGAGTATTAAAGAATAAGTTGATAATTAAGCTTGCTTATTGGTTTGAAAATTTTATTTATAAAAAGGCATCTTTAATAAATGTTCTAACCCCTGCATTTCGTGAAAAATTAATAAAAGAAAAAGGAATAAACTCAGAAAAAGTAATCTTTATACCAAATGCAGCAGATTTCTCTCTTTCAGATAAAGTTCTAAAATCAGATTTCGATAGACAGAAATTTCGAATTAAACATGGTATTAATAGTCATTTTGTTATAACATATGTTGGAGCCCATGGTGTAGCAAACTGTTTAGATCAAGTATTAGATACTGCTGAGTTATTAGAAGATACAAATGTTCTTTTTCAACTAATAGGAGGAGGAATGGAAAAATCAAGATTGATTGAAGAAGCTCAAAAAAGGAAAATTAAGAATGTAAAGTTTGTTGATCCTGTACCCAAAAATGAAGTATTTAAATATATTATTTCATCAGATATGGGAACTTCAGTTTTAAAGAAAGTAGATACCTTTAAAACTATATATTCAAATAAAACTTTTGATTATATGTCTTGTAAAGTACCAATCTTGATGGCTATTGATGGTGTTTCAAGACAATTATTAGAAGATGCAGAAGCAGGGTCTTTTGTTGAACCTGAGAACCCAAAAAACTTTGCAAAAGTTATTAGAGAATATCTTAATGACCCTAAAAGGATTGAACTAGAAGGCCTAAACGGTTTTAATTATGCTAAATTGCATTTTGATAGAGAGGTATTAGCAAAAGATTATACTCTATCTTTAAATAAATTAATTTAG
- a CDS encoding glycoside hydrolase family 2 protein has translation MQLQFSFAQRKTIDLNDEKWFFHKGELGGIWEVLRPINPIFQVKWTEISLPHTYNTTDILDSEKEYYQGVVWYKVKINLNEILKEDRYFLRFENIGNYADIYIDTEKIGCYNSVYTPLELEITDKLREKSFYLTLRVDNSRRLKLPPSDLNDYYLSGGILGNLKLLVKPKVHYESLIVQTDYNLQNKRAYCKVIPKIINDVDTSLFYSQFVISSLNDSLINKFNSNINEFDLKLNQLWSPNNPKLFKFEAQLISKKTNVIIDKVEKIIGFKKIELRENNFFLNGKRVLIKGVSRHSDQFLAGAAEKDVYVEREFNMIKSMGANFIRLGHYPASSKILQICDSLGIMVWEEISWSRSGYSGGDQRIFLLNQLKSMIYNHSYNVSIIAWGLGNELDMKWKESSISNIDKTNNLLKEFIDTTKKFDSTRFTSIRRFEKINNNVDLYSPSLWPGWYSNNYTDYKRLIENNIKKYSNFFHAEWGASSIYTRHSENPYIHLMKIDSTLNGEEIVGAFLNGGGFKRPSKDGDWSETYQCDLIDWILKEQLNLSNFTGSAYWAFKDFPTPLRPNNPIPYMNLKGLTTRDLQKKDAFYVFQSYWATKPMVRIYSHTWKNRWGSKNEKKMIKVYSNCDSVELFKDGVLIGVKKRDIKKFPCSGLFWNVKLRNKSDNLFKAVGYKNGVVVHDEVLFHYVIKDWGVPNDLVCKIEKDQLKMKVIDSKGKFCLDADNFIMIESLDKKNIQNKGVINFSNKAQLINGCLNYQLKSNDDHFKVTVFLEDNIILKHIN, from the coding sequence ATGCAACTTCAATTTTCTTTTGCACAAAGAAAGACAATTGATTTAAATGATGAAAAATGGTTTTTTCATAAAGGTGAATTAGGAGGTATTTGGGAAGTATTGAGACCAATTAACCCAATTTTTCAAGTTAAATGGACTGAGATATCTTTACCACATACTTACAATACAACAGATATTCTAGATTCAGAAAAAGAATATTATCAAGGTGTAGTTTGGTATAAGGTTAAAATTAATTTAAATGAAATCCTAAAAGAAGATAGGTATTTTCTAAGGTTTGAGAATATTGGAAATTACGCAGATATATATATAGATACAGAAAAGATAGGTTGCTATAACTCTGTTTATACACCTTTAGAGCTTGAAATAACAGATAAACTTAGAGAGAAAAGTTTTTATTTAACTTTAAGAGTTGATAATTCGAGAAGATTAAAATTACCTCCTTCCGATTTGAATGATTATTATTTATCAGGAGGTATTTTAGGTAATCTTAAATTACTAGTTAAACCGAAAGTACATTACGAATCTTTAATTGTTCAAACGGATTATAACTTACAAAATAAAAGAGCATACTGTAAAGTTATACCTAAAATTATTAACGATGTTGATACTTCTTTATTTTATTCACAATTTGTTATTTCATCTTTAAATGATTCATTAATTAACAAGTTTAATAGTAATATTAATGAATTTGACCTTAAATTAAATCAATTGTGGTCGCCAAATAACCCAAAGCTTTTTAAATTTGAAGCTCAACTTATATCAAAAAAAACAAATGTTATTATTGATAAAGTGGAAAAGATAATAGGTTTTAAAAAAATAGAGTTAAGAGAAAATAATTTCTTTTTAAATGGAAAAAGAGTCTTAATAAAAGGAGTGTCTAGGCATAGTGACCAATTTTTAGCCGGCGCAGCTGAAAAAGATGTTTATGTTGAACGTGAGTTTAATATGATAAAATCAATGGGTGCAAATTTTATACGTTTAGGTCATTATCCAGCATCAAGTAAAATTTTACAAATATGTGATAGTTTAGGTATAATGGTTTGGGAAGAAATTTCATGGTCTAGAAGTGGGTATTCGGGAGGTGATCAGAGAATATTTCTTCTAAATCAATTAAAATCAATGATTTATAACCATTCTTATAATGTCTCAATTATAGCATGGGGATTAGGAAATGAATTAGATATGAAATGGAAGGAGTCTTCAATAAGTAATATAGACAAGACAAATAACCTATTAAAAGAATTCATTGATACTACTAAGAAATTTGATTCAACGAGATTTACGAGTATTCGAAGGTTTGAAAAAATAAATAATAATGTAGACTTGTATTCACCTTCGTTGTGGCCTGGTTGGTATTCTAATAATTATACAGATTACAAGAGATTGATAGAAAATAACATTAAAAAATATTCTAATTTTTTTCATGCAGAATGGGGAGCTTCAAGTATTTATACTAGACATTCAGAAAATCCATATATTCACCTTATGAAAATAGATTCTACTCTAAACGGAGAAGAAATAGTTGGGGCATTTCTAAATGGAGGAGGCTTTAAAAGACCTTCAAAAGACGGTGATTGGTCAGAAACATATCAATGTGATTTAATTGATTGGATCCTAAAAGAACAACTAAATTTATCTAATTTTACAGGTAGTGCATATTGGGCTTTTAAAGATTTTCCAACTCCATTAAGACCTAATAACCCTATTCCATATATGAATTTAAAAGGTTTAACGACAAGGGACTTACAAAAAAAAGATGCATTTTATGTTTTTCAATCTTACTGGGCAACTAAGCCAATGGTAAGGATTTATTCACATACATGGAAAAATAGGTGGGGCAGTAAGAATGAAAAAAAAATGATTAAAGTATATTCTAATTGTGATAGTGTTGAACTTTTTAAAGATGGAGTATTAATTGGCGTAAAAAAAAGAGATATAAAAAAGTTTCCTTGTTCAGGTTTATTTTGGAATGTAAAGCTTAGGAATAAATCTGATAATTTATTTAAAGCTGTAGGTTATAAAAATGGAGTTGTAGTTCATGATGAAGTATTATTTCATTATGTAATTAAAGATTGGGGTGTACCAAATGACTTGGTTTGTAAAATTGAAAAAGATCAGTTGAAGATGAAAGTTATTGATTCTAAGGGAAAATTTTGTTTAGATGCTGATAATTTTATAATGATTGAATCTTTAGATAAAAAAAATATTCAAAATAAAGGAGTTATTAACTTTTCGAATAAAGCTCAACTTATTAATGGATGTTTAAACTATCAATTAAAATCAAATGACGATCACTTTAAAGTTACAGTTTTTTTAGAAGATAATATAATTTTAAAACATATTAATTAA
- a CDS encoding alginate lyase family protein, which yields MGSRYFVFRIKYEISKKTGSLRKKFPVNPSVRSFISVKDWRKSKTPFFINNISIENLDESKIINDYNKILEGKFNFFSAKEYDLGTDYDWITNPDSNFQYDINKHWVDIEDLSKEAGDIKFVWEKSRFSWVYRIIQYDLLMSNDSSSFIFNQIESWIDSNPVNQGPNYKCSQEISLRILNWTYCLFFYKTSEYLTNKLFEKIINSIYWQFDHIYKNIDFSRIAVRNNHAITECMTLFLSKYLYPFIEETEEWSKNGLKWFENEIEYQIYDDGSFLQFSMNYHRVVIQLLTWAIVLSKKNNITLSKTTIERAKLSLNFLFQFQDKNSGYLPNYGANDGALFFPFSTSEYRDYRPQLNSLHCALYDSHLYSDFKSQAEATFYGYENLKVLPKLKYSELISFKTGGYYGFRIQKDDIFCLIRCASYKDRPSQSDNLHFDLFYKGENLLIDAGSFKYNTKDEYINYFNGTQSHNTCSLEGYNQMRKGSRFIWYNWIKKSRAKLYRDRNFIIFEGSFEGYKEIGNNIVHNRKIKYDFDLKEFEIVDEFKNSRDFMMHQHWHYINSDNFIISSDSTFEEKKKGWYSTKYGVKEESNWLIYKSKSDRLTTKIKLLKIK from the coding sequence ATGGGTAGCAGATATTTTGTATTTAGAATTAAATATGAAATATCTAAAAAAACAGGAAGTTTAAGAAAGAAGTTCCCAGTAAATCCTTCAGTGAGAAGCTTTATTTCAGTTAAAGATTGGAGAAAAAGTAAAACCCCATTTTTTATTAATAATATATCTATTGAAAACTTAGATGAAAGTAAAATTATTAATGATTATAATAAAATTTTAGAGGGTAAATTTAATTTTTTCAGTGCAAAAGAATATGACCTCGGAACAGATTATGATTGGATAACAAATCCAGACTCTAATTTCCAATATGATATAAATAAACATTGGGTAGATATAGAAGATTTGTCTAAAGAGGCTGGTGATATTAAATTTGTTTGGGAAAAATCTAGATTTTCATGGGTCTATAGAATAATTCAATATGACTTATTAATGAGTAATGATTCCTCTAGTTTTATATTTAATCAAATTGAAAGTTGGATTGATAGTAACCCGGTAAATCAAGGTCCCAATTATAAATGTAGTCAAGAAATTTCTTTAAGGATACTTAATTGGACTTATTGTTTATTTTTTTATAAAACATCTGAATATTTAACTAACAAATTATTCGAGAAAATTATAAATTCAATTTATTGGCAATTTGATCATATATATAAAAATATTGATTTCTCACGAATTGCAGTTAGAAATAATCATGCCATTACAGAATGTATGACTTTGTTTTTAAGTAAATACCTTTACCCTTTTATTGAAGAAACTGAAGAATGGAGTAAAAATGGTTTGAAATGGTTTGAAAATGAAATTGAATATCAAATTTATGATGATGGTAGTTTTCTTCAATTCTCAATGAATTACCATAGGGTAGTTATACAACTATTAACATGGGCAATTGTTTTATCAAAAAAAAATAATATTACATTATCTAAGACAACTATAGAAAGAGCAAAATTATCGTTAAACTTTTTATTTCAATTTCAAGATAAAAATTCAGGTTATTTACCTAATTATGGAGCAAATGATGGTGCTTTATTTTTTCCATTTTCTACATCAGAATATAGAGATTACCGACCACAGCTAAATAGCCTTCATTGTGCATTATATGATTCACACTTATATAGTGATTTTAAATCACAAGCCGAAGCTACTTTTTACGGATATGAAAATTTAAAGGTTTTACCAAAGTTGAAATATTCAGAATTAATATCTTTTAAAACTGGCGGTTATTATGGATTTAGAATACAAAAAGATGATATATTTTGTCTAATTAGATGTGCTAGTTATAAGGATAGACCTTCTCAATCTGATAATTTACATTTTGATTTATTTTATAAAGGTGAAAATTTATTAATAGATGCTGGTTCATTTAAATACAATACTAAAGATGAATATATAAACTATTTTAATGGTACTCAATCACATAATACATGTTCATTAGAAGGTTATAATCAAATGAGAAAAGGAAGTAGATTCATTTGGTATAATTGGATTAAAAAATCACGTGCTAAGTTATATAGGGATAGAAATTTTATTATTTTTGAAGGGAGTTTTGAGGGGTATAAAGAGATTGGAAATAATATAGTTCATAATAGAAAAATTAAATATGATTTTGATTTAAAGGAATTTGAAATTGTTGATGAATTTAAGAATTCAAGAGATTTTATGATGCATCAACATTGGCATTATATTAACAGTGATAATTTTATAATTTCATCGGATTCGACATTTGAAGAAAAGAAGAAAGGATGGTATAGTACCAAGTACGGTGTTAAAGAAGAATCTAACTGGTTGATATATAAATCCAAAAGTGATAGGTTAACAACAAAAATTAAACTTTTAAAAATAAAATGA